GAATGGTTCCGCTCTTTCGGCACCCCGAGCAGCCCGGGAACCAAAACCTTTGCCTTAACCGGTAAGGTGAAGAATACGGGGCTTGTAGAGGTACCCATGGGCATTACCTTGCGCGAGCTAGTGTTTGAAGTAGGTGGTGGCATACCTGGCAATAAAAGTTTTAAAGCGGTGCAAATAGGAGGTCCTTCTGGAGGGTGTCTCACCGAAGCCCATCTTGACCTGCCCATTGATTATGATTCCCTGTGTAGCGCGGGAGCAATTATGGGCTCTGGAGGTCTGGTGGTGCTCGACGAAGACACCTGTATCGTTGAGGTTGCAAGATTCTTCATGTCTTTTACCCAAAGTGAATCCTGCGGTAAGTGTGTGCCCTGTCGCGAGGGGACCAAGCACCTTCTGGGTTTGCTCCAGAAAATCGTCAACGGCACAGCTTCAATGGAAGACCTGGAATTGCTCGAGGAAACGGCTCAGGTGGTTAAAGATGCCTCGCTTTGTGGCTTGGGTAAAACAGCTCCTAACCCGGTTTTAACCACTTTGCGCTACTTCAGAGATGAGTACATTGACCATATTGTGCATCGGATATGCCCGGCCCATGTCTGTCAGGCTATGAAAGAATACCGAATAGACCCGGAAAAATGCAAATCATGTGGCAAGTGTGCCCGAGTCTGTCCGGTCAAATGCATTTCCGGCCGCCCCCGGATTCCCTATGTGATAGATCAGGACCGTTGTATAAAATGTGGTTCATGCTTCGAAGCCTGTCCTTTCGATGCCATAACCGTTGAGTGGAGGAGGAAAAACCATGAATGAAAAGAGAGCGGTCATAATTGATGGCCAGGAAGTTCCTCTAAACGGTGAAAAGAATATTTTGGAAGTCGCCAAGAAAGCAAATATAGATATCCCTACCTTCTGTTATCACTCAGATCTGAGTGTGTATGGCGCTTGCCGTATGTGCATAGTGGAAGTTGAAGGAAGAGGTATTTTGCCAGCTTGTTCTACACCCCCGGAACCAGGAATGATAATTCACACCAATAGCTCTCGCATACTGAAAGCCCGAAAAATGAACATTGAATTTTACCTTGCCAACCATGAGCGAGACTGCACAACCTGCGAAAAAAATCTCAACTGCCGCCTCCAGGAAATGGCTTCTCGTATGGGTATCAGAGAAGTTCGCTTTGGCGAGAGAACCGAAAAAGTACCCCGGGATGTTTCCAGCTTCTCGCTGGTCCGCAATCCAAATCGGTGCATCCTCTGTGGAGATTGCGTGCGAACCTGTCAGGAAATAGAGGGTATCGGTGTCTATGATTTTTCCCATCGTGGTTCTCGCGCTACGGTTGAGCCTGCATTTGGAAAAAGCCTTGCTGAAGTAGAGTGTGTATACTGTGGTCAATGTGCCATTCGTTGCCCGACCGCCGCTTTGGTAGTGAAATCGGAAGTTGATGCTGCCTGGGAAGCGATTCTGGACCCTGATAAATTTGTGGTAGCTCAAATTGCACCAGCAGTAAGGGTTGCCATCGGCGAAGCCTTTGGTCTACCACCGGGCGAAATCACCACCGGAAAAATCGTTACCGCTTTGAAGAAAATAGGTTTTGACCGGGTATATGATACTTCTTTCAGTGCAGACCTCACCACTATAGAAGAAGCCGAAGAGTTTATCAAGCGTTTGCAAAAGAACGAGAGGTTGCCTCAGTTTACCTCTTGCTGTCCTTCCTGGGTACTTTTTGCAGAAAGAAATTATCCTTTCTACTTGGAACACCTCTCAACCGCCAGGTCTCCACAGCAGATGTTTGGCTCAGTAATCAAGAATTTCGTCGCCAAACAGGAAGGAATAGCACCAGAGCGTACGGTTTCTGTGTCCATAATGCCCTGTACATCGAAAAAATTTGAGGCCAGAAGACCAGAATTCAAAAATCAAAAGTATGCCGATGTCGATATTGTGCTTACTGCTCAGGAAACCATCCAGCTTATACGCTCGGCGAACATTGATTTCAATGAACTGGAGCCTCAACCTTTTGACGTACCCCTTGGAGCAGGAACCGGAGCTGGAGTTCTGTTTGGAGTAACCGGTGGAGTCACTGAAGCGGTGCTGCGCTATGCCTACGAAAGGCTGACCGGCGAGGAACTCAAGAAAGTGGAGTTCGAACAGGTGAGAGGCTTAGGAGCAGTCAGGGTAGCAGAAGTTGAATTCGGCACCAGAAAGGTAAAAGTAGCTATAGTACATGGCCTGGCTAATGCCCAGCGCTTGATTCAGGAAATACGCGCAGGAAAACGCTACTATGACTTTGTGGAAGTAATGAACTGTCCTGGAGGGTGCATTGGTGGTGGAGGCATGCCGTTGGGCTATCCTGATTATCCCGAAGTGTTGCGCAAGCGCGCTCAGGGTCTTTATCATGCTGACAGACTATCTCCAGTGCGTAAGCCTCAGGACAGCCCAACAATTAAGCTTCTCTATGAGCGCTGGCTTAAAGAACCCAACAGTGAAATTGCCGAAAGGTTTTTGCACACTCGTTTCTCTTCGCGTCGCAGGATAAGCAGGGAAATAATCCGCATTCAGGAGGCCAAAAGTGCTCAGAAAGTTGACGTTGCAATATGTGTGGGTACCAGCTGCTATCTCAAAGGGTCCTACAACCTGATTCAAGCTCTGGCTAACCTGGCTCGGGAGTACGAGGTGGAAGATAAGGTAAGCATTGGTGCTACCTTCTGCTTAGAAAAATGTGCTCAAGGACCTAACATAAGAATCAACGAGGAAATAGTTACCGGAGTTTCTGCAGAAAATTTAAGGAAAATATTTGAGGAAAAGGTTCTTTCTAAACTTCAGGAGTCATTGACGCATTAAGTATTTTTTCGTATAATAACAGCGCTTGTTAAGATGAATACGGGGCTGTGGCGCAGTTGGGAGCGCGTCTCCTTGGCGTGGAGAAGGTCACGGGTTCAAATCCCGTCAGCTCCACCAGAGTAAGAGCTCGTCCTGTGTGGGGCGAGCTTTTTTTTACAGGAGGTTCAGGAAGTGTCTAATTTTTACCCTTTCGAAGAGATAGAAAAAAAGTGGCAGAAAGCGTGGGAAGAACAGAGAATATTTGAAACCACAGAAGATCCCGGTCGAAAGAAATTTTACGTTCTTGAAATGTTTCCCTATCCTTCCGGTGACCCCCACATGGGGCACGTGAAAAATTACGTTATTGGAGATGTCATTGCCCGTTATTTTATACGGAAAGGCTATAATGTGTTGCACCCCATGGGTTTTGATGCTTTTGGGTTGCCTGCCGAAAATGCAGCCATACAGCACGGCATTCATCCTGCAGTAT
This portion of the Thermatribacter velox genome encodes:
- a CDS encoding [FeFe] hydrogenase, group A, producing MNEKRAVIIDGQEVPLNGEKNILEVAKKANIDIPTFCYHSDLSVYGACRMCIVEVEGRGILPACSTPPEPGMIIHTNSSRILKARKMNIEFYLANHERDCTTCEKNLNCRLQEMASRMGIREVRFGERTEKVPRDVSSFSLVRNPNRCILCGDCVRTCQEIEGIGVYDFSHRGSRATVEPAFGKSLAEVECVYCGQCAIRCPTAALVVKSEVDAAWEAILDPDKFVVAQIAPAVRVAIGEAFGLPPGEITTGKIVTALKKIGFDRVYDTSFSADLTTIEEAEEFIKRLQKNERLPQFTSCCPSWVLFAERNYPFYLEHLSTARSPQQMFGSVIKNFVAKQEGIAPERTVSVSIMPCTSKKFEARRPEFKNQKYADVDIVLTAQETIQLIRSANIDFNELEPQPFDVPLGAGTGAGVLFGVTGGVTEAVLRYAYERLTGEELKKVEFEQVRGLGAVRVAEVEFGTRKVKVAIVHGLANAQRLIQEIRAGKRYYDFVEVMNCPGGCIGGGGMPLGYPDYPEVLRKRAQGLYHADRLSPVRKPQDSPTIKLLYERWLKEPNSEIAERFLHTRFSSRRRISREIIRIQEAKSAQKVDVAICVGTSCYLKGSYNLIQALANLAREYEVEDKVSIGATFCLEKCAQGPNIRINEEIVTGVSAENLRKIFEEKVLSKLQESLTH